The Gammaproteobacteria bacterium sequence CCTGCCCCAAATGCATTTGCGCAACCGCGGCCACCGTCGCCCTCAGTTACCTTCTCGATCCATGCGTTGCAGGCGGCTTTCCGCGAGCCTTGCAACGGTGGTGTTCGGATGCTGCCGGGTCACCTCGTCAAGTACCGCGCGCGCCCGGGCCCATTGCTCCAGTTCATAGTAGGTGAAGCCCAGCTTGAGTCTCGCGTCGGGCACTTTGGCGCTGACGGGGTAGCGCTTGATGACCTGGTTGAACTCGGCGGTGGCTCGCTCGTAATTGCCTGACACGTAGTTGGCTTCCGCGAGCCAGTATTGCGCGTTGGACGCGTAGATGCCTTGCGGGTAATTGGTGATAAAGCGGCTGAACGCGTCGATCGACTCGTCGTACTGCCCGTTCTTTAGCAGCTCGAACGCATTGCGATACGCCTGACCGTGATCACCGCCCGCCGTTGCGCGGGCCGGCGTCTCGTCGGGCGGCTCTGGTTCAGCCGCGGGATTCTGGGGCGGCACAACGTTGTCTGGCGGGTGGTCCGATGTCCTCTTATTGTCAGGCGGGACGTCCATCCGCGGGGTTAAGGTCGCGTCCGCACGCGGTACGGCCGCGGAATCCGGCTCGGCGGTTTCCAGCGCGCGCAGGCGCTGGTCGATATCCAGGTAGATCTCGCGCTGCCGCTCCTTGAGGCCTTCCAGTGCGTAAGCGGTGCGTTCGGTCACATCGCGCGCCGCCTGCAATTCCCGTTGCAAATCGTCGATACGCTGCAACATTTCCATCAG is a genomic window containing:
- the ybgF gene encoding tol-pal system protein YbgF; this encodes MANSDASFGFHRITLKSAVFVAAGLVAAAHAADPATEQRLGEIDNRLNQLEGVLGNKVLMEMLQRIDDLQRELQAARDVTERTAYALEGLKERQREIYLDIDQRLRALETAEPDSAAVPRADATLTPRMDVPPDNKRTSDHPPDNVVPPQNPAAEPEPPDETPARATAGGDHGQAYRNAFELLKNGQYDESIDAFSRFITNYPQGIYASNAQYWLAEANYVSGNYERATAEFNQVIKRYPVSAKVPDARLKLGFTYYELEQWARARAVLDEVTRQHPNTTVARLAESRLQRMDREGN